A portion of the Acidisarcina polymorpha genome contains these proteins:
- the mobF gene encoding MobF family relaxase — MLTISKALNSSQAGTYHTKDFVSETQSYYAKDDAPLGEWQGDLADRFGLSGAVSKADFMALANGQNPQTGEQMVKHRIASEQTNPDGSITKTVEHRAGWDATFSAPKSVSLTALVGGDERVRLAHREAVTAALSELEQYTQARIGGNNPGEQTGRFVAAKFEHDTARPVDEYAAPQLHTHAVIFNVTEREDGSPRALQERAFFESQRYATAVYQSHLMYRLRELGYELERGRSGAPTIKGFSQEYLDASSPRSEKIREHLERNGFKGPEAAEIAAHSTREKKQDLTKEQVLQAHREVAAEFGNQASRVVAEARQRSIEQGVRQPSPVRAQEAMTFARDHLFEREAVADERAIMTAALRRSMGEATFSEVRDQFSARREQGQFQTLGQRTYDSAQRFTTPETLAAERANIQQVREGRHALAPMMTEREAFAQADTRSFLNDSQRRVVHEVLTSTDRVHGLQGLAGSGKTASLETIREGAEAKGYKVEGLAPTSRAAAQLREAGIEANTLQSFLARKTETKPTNRHLYMLDEASLASSKQMRDFLQKVLPEDRVLVIGDIGQHQGVEAGKPFEQMQQAGMQTSQLDQIMRQKDAELLKAVQHLATGETEKGVELLAQQRRVIEVNNGVDRIAAIARDYAAQPENTIVVSPDNRSRQQINEAICAELRSTGQLSPDSRAFQTLAHRSDLTGAGRTWAALYNPGDVIRYESGSKALGFERNSKARVIDVDARTNALTVQKQDGEQISYDPKRLYGVNVFEERSRDFSLGERIQFTAGNRDLGIANRDLGTITALEERSITIRMDGKSGREVTFDPTEFRQLDHGYAVTSHSSQGLTADRVIANIDTDSSRSLINDRLAYVAISRAAYDARIYTNNAANLSERLATDVSKSSALDLNDVRQAVDSFRRDDPQSGTALLRDTNRIQVYSDPEHRLAAVVQDYVSREDRAVIFAPDKAEREELTRLIRADLHEQGRLGETFSANVLTDKLLSDKDAKIAAVYEVGDVIRYGSKGSDELGISPNTYRTVTGVDAEKNLITVTGADDSPRVYNPATEWQMRLKATVYSPEERELGEGERIQFTRSEWDQGIRVGNLATIEQIHEDGGLSVKVDSGASLQLTPEQAQHVEYGYAIESTKRLAVDRVILSGEAEQITAQREALSQLPAKLHELTVFTSDGYHPASPDLAAQKEFAVLAVAEIPMPGIEAPFIEVEGYAIEI; from the coding sequence ATGCTGACGATTTCAAAGGCACTCAACTCCTCGCAGGCGGGGACGTATCACACCAAGGATTTTGTGTCCGAGACACAGAGCTACTACGCGAAAGACGACGCCCCGCTAGGCGAGTGGCAGGGCGACTTGGCCGACAGGTTCGGCCTCTCGGGAGCCGTCAGTAAAGCCGACTTCATGGCTCTCGCCAATGGTCAGAACCCGCAAACCGGCGAGCAGATGGTGAAGCATCGCATCGCCAGCGAACAGACCAACCCGGATGGTTCCATCACCAAGACGGTGGAGCACCGGGCCGGTTGGGATGCTACCTTTTCCGCGCCCAAGTCCGTGTCCCTGACCGCTCTGGTGGGCGGCGATGAGCGCGTGCGCTTGGCTCACCGGGAGGCGGTGACCGCTGCACTCTCCGAACTGGAACAGTACACACAGGCACGGATCGGCGGCAACAACCCTGGCGAGCAGACCGGGCGGTTTGTCGCAGCCAAGTTCGAACACGATACTGCCCGCCCGGTCGATGAATACGCCGCTCCCCAGCTCCACACCCATGCCGTTATCTTCAACGTGACCGAACGGGAGGACGGCTCGCCCCGTGCCCTCCAGGAGCGAGCGTTCTTTGAAAGCCAGAGATACGCGACGGCGGTGTACCAATCACACCTGATGTACAGGCTCCGCGAGCTGGGCTATGAGTTAGAGCGTGGGCGTTCCGGCGCCCCGACGATCAAAGGCTTTTCGCAGGAATATCTGGATGCGTCCAGCCCACGTTCCGAGAAGATCCGGGAGCATCTGGAGCGGAACGGATTTAAGGGACCCGAGGCTGCGGAGATCGCCGCGCACTCCACGCGCGAAAAGAAACAAGACCTCACCAAAGAGCAGGTGCTGCAGGCGCACCGGGAGGTCGCCGCCGAGTTCGGCAACCAGGCCAGCCGGGTCGTTGCAGAGGCGCGGCAGCGATCCATCGAGCAGGGTGTACGACAACCGTCGCCTGTCCGCGCACAGGAGGCGATGACCTTCGCTCGCGACCATCTTTTCGAACGCGAGGCTGTTGCCGACGAGCGTGCGATCATGACGGCCGCGCTTCGACGCAGCATGGGCGAGGCGACCTTTTCCGAGGTCCGCGACCAGTTCTCGGCGCGCCGTGAGCAAGGCCAGTTTCAAACTCTCGGCCAGCGGACCTATGACTCCGCGCAGCGGTTTACGACGCCTGAAACCTTGGCCGCCGAGCGTGCCAATATCCAGCAGGTCAGGGAAGGCAGACATGCTCTTGCGCCCATGATGACCGAGCGCGAAGCCTTCGCTCAGGCCGATACGAGGAGCTTTCTCAATGACTCCCAGCGGCGCGTTGTTCATGAGGTACTGACCTCGACGGACCGCGTTCATGGGCTTCAGGGGTTAGCCGGTTCAGGCAAGACCGCGAGCCTTGAAACCATCCGGGAAGGGGCGGAAGCGAAGGGATATAAGGTGGAGGGTTTGGCGCCCACGTCCCGCGCTGCTGCCCAGCTCCGCGAGGCCGGAATTGAGGCGAACACCTTACAGAGTTTTCTCGCCCGCAAAACAGAAACCAAACCTACCAACCGACATCTCTACATGCTCGACGAAGCCTCGCTCGCCTCTTCGAAGCAAATGCGGGATTTTCTTCAGAAGGTCTTGCCCGAGGACCGGGTTTTGGTCATCGGAGACATCGGCCAGCATCAGGGCGTGGAGGCCGGCAAGCCCTTCGAGCAGATGCAGCAGGCCGGGATGCAGACCTCGCAACTGGATCAGATCATGCGGCAGAAGGATGCGGAGCTGCTAAAGGCGGTCCAGCACCTTGCCACCGGAGAGACAGAGAAGGGCGTCGAGTTGCTGGCCCAGCAGCGCCGCGTGATCGAGGTAAACAACGGCGTGGATCGTATCGCGGCCATCGCCAGGGACTATGCCGCCCAACCGGAAAACACCATCGTCGTCTCCCCGGACAACCGCAGCCGTCAGCAGATCAACGAGGCCATTTGCGCCGAGCTGCGAAGCACCGGCCAGCTTTCCCCGGATAGTCGCGCGTTCCAGACACTCGCGCATCGCTCCGACCTCACCGGCGCGGGCCGCACCTGGGCGGCGCTCTACAATCCCGGCGATGTGATCCGCTACGAGTCCGGCAGCAAGGCTCTCGGCTTCGAGCGGAATTCCAAGGCCCGTGTGATCGATGTGGACGCCCGGACCAACGCCCTCACCGTTCAGAAGCAGGACGGCGAGCAGATCTCCTACGACCCCAAGCGGCTCTATGGCGTGAACGTCTTTGAAGAACGCAGCCGGGATTTCAGCTTAGGCGAGCGCATTCAATTCACCGCCGGAAACCGCGATCTCGGCATCGCCAATCGCGACCTTGGCACCATCACGGCACTTGAGGAGCGCTCCATCACCATCCGCATGGATGGCAAGAGTGGGCGCGAAGTAACATTCGACCCGACCGAGTTCCGGCAGCTCGACCATGGTTACGCGGTCACGTCCCACAGCTCGCAGGGACTCACCGCCGATCGCGTGATCGCCAATATCGACACCGATTCCAGCCGCTCCCTTATCAATGACCGGCTAGCCTATGTCGCCATCTCCCGTGCCGCCTACGACGCCCGTATTTACACAAATAACGCCGCCAACCTGAGCGAGCGGCTGGCAACCGATGTTTCGAAGAGCTCGGCCCTTGACCTCAACGATGTGCGGCAGGCGGTGGACAGCTTCCGGCGCGATGACCCACAGTCGGGAACCGCGCTCCTGCGGGATACCAATCGTATCCAGGTCTACAGCGACCCGGAACACCGCTTGGCTGCCGTGGTGCAGGATTACGTTTCCAGAGAAGATCGCGCCGTCATCTTCGCTCCTGATAAGGCGGAGCGTGAAGAGCTGACACGGCTCATCCGTGCGGATCTTCACGAGCAGGGACGGTTGGGCGAAACCTTCAGCGCCAACGTCCTCACCGACAAACTCCTGTCAGACAAAGATGCCAAGATCGCCGCGGTCTATGAAGTCGGCGACGTGATTCGTTATGGCAGCAAGGGCAGCGATGAGCTGGGCATCTCCCCGAACACCTATCGAACAGTGACCGGCGTAGACGCCGAAAAGAACCTCATCACCGTCACCGGAGCGGATGACAGCCCCCGCGTCTACAACCCTGCAACCGAGTGGCAGATGCGCCTTAAAGCGACGGTCTACAGCCCCGAGGAGCGCGAGCTGGGAGAGGGGGAGCGCATCCAGTTCACCCGCTCCGAGTGGGATCAAGGTATCCGCGTCGGCAATCTTGCCACCATCGAGCAAATCCACGAGGACGGCGGCCTCTCCGTCAAAGTCGATTCGGGAGCCAGCCTGCAGCTCACACCCGAACAGGCGCAGCACGTCGAGTATGGCTATGCCATCGAATCGACGAAACGCCTGGCTGTAGATCGCGTCATCCTGAGTGGCGAGGCCGAGCAGATAACAGCGCAGCGCGAAGCCCTCTCCCAGCTTCCCGCAAAGCTCCACGAGCTGACCGTGTTCACGTCGGACGGTTACCACCCCGCGTCGCCTGACCTTGCCGCGCAGAAAGAGTTTGCCGTTCTGGCTGTCGCGGAAATTCCCATGCCGGGGATCGAGGCTCCTTTCATCGAGGTTGAGGGGTATGCCATCGAGATTTAG
- a CDS encoding type IV secretion system DNA-binding domain-containing protein, producing MASTWGRKETLITPPTVPVYTFTAIGVALMCLCFFAWQRVAFSMSIMQRSYLTEYVRAAAGSAFHQAGEYRLFYLYGATKRQPRLALPFDFEDGQTTLPNGKTVPIQLTALPQAQGYRWFGRGLPKRLQDASLYGWLRLTFFKGESLPHLFLLTYIEAGVLLAIMLWFAVPADIKRLKVLKYGRVLRGPEMMSPREFHRAVMREFWRNPLGEFRAWRASKEGGNQAHLGLGFKTTEMTGLMRIPPGKESQHFQMMGDTGAGKTTLIMQLLRQIRDRGDVAIVYDPASEFVQRFYDKKRGDIILNPLDARCPFWSPAMEIESNQEATTISESLYQPSGGSSNSSNKEFFYRTPAQIFAHLLREGPTPHTLAEWMADETLLQKKVKGTEMAFYIDRKAGPQAAGVLASLGLVAQSLRLLPRKEETTSMWNATDWAKQREGWIFITSKKSQREVLRPLISLWIDILVMRLMEIPKPGQKQVWFVIDELASLQKLPQLHSAMTESRKSKNPLVVGFQGRAQLEDIYGKIAEVMLSQPATKIFMRTTEGKAAEWISDTLGKVEIERLKETHFDGSRAGKNYTIDRQIEPLVMASEISGLEDRRAYLKLGNRIARFDFDYHGLPTMTDAFIPRENADDKLKFDRRTLEPLAPPAAPASAEAQTQPLSVTEPKPEAKEPQVPKRKGGAQHRRAITMSGDGPAEKAKAQTIGQSAPEPSGIAAVASEFLQELQQFRESLEEQGRDVSEDELKAVREEWADIVNRAEEQPEQTTSDPIMLTDLDPYLIPLHDPQHQTHILPPYDDEQFSLSLE from the coding sequence ATGGCATCGACCTGGGGCAGAAAAGAGACGCTTATCACACCGCCGACCGTGCCGGTGTACACCTTCACGGCAATTGGAGTAGCGCTCATGTGTCTATGCTTTTTTGCATGGCAGAGGGTCGCGTTTTCCATGTCCATCATGCAACGGAGCTACTTGACGGAATACGTCCGCGCAGCCGCTGGCTCGGCCTTCCACCAAGCCGGTGAGTACCGACTGTTCTATCTCTACGGTGCGACGAAGAGACAGCCGCGTCTTGCCCTTCCATTTGATTTCGAGGATGGCCAAACGACGCTGCCGAACGGGAAGACCGTACCCATCCAGCTCACTGCGCTTCCGCAGGCACAGGGCTATCGGTGGTTTGGGCGGGGTCTTCCGAAGAGGTTACAGGACGCATCTCTATATGGCTGGCTTCGCCTCACGTTTTTCAAAGGCGAAAGCCTTCCGCACCTGTTTCTCCTGACCTACATCGAAGCTGGGGTACTGCTGGCCATCATGCTTTGGTTTGCGGTCCCAGCCGACATCAAGCGGCTCAAAGTTCTAAAGTATGGCCGCGTCCTCCGTGGCCCCGAAATGATGAGCCCACGCGAGTTCCACCGCGCCGTCATGCGTGAGTTTTGGCGTAATCCCCTGGGCGAGTTCCGTGCATGGAGAGCCAGTAAGGAGGGTGGCAACCAAGCTCATCTGGGACTTGGTTTCAAGACCACGGAGATGACCGGCCTGATGCGGATTCCGCCCGGCAAGGAGTCCCAGCACTTTCAGATGATGGGCGACACCGGCGCGGGCAAGACGACGCTCATCATGCAGCTACTTCGACAGATCCGGGACCGTGGAGATGTGGCGATTGTGTATGACCCGGCTTCGGAGTTCGTGCAGCGATTCTACGATAAGAAACGCGGCGACATCATCCTCAATCCGCTCGACGCGCGTTGCCCGTTCTGGTCGCCCGCCATGGAGATCGAGAGCAACCAGGAAGCCACAACGATTTCCGAATCCTTATACCAACCATCGGGCGGCAGCTCCAACAGTTCGAACAAGGAGTTCTTCTACCGAACGCCCGCCCAAATCTTCGCCCATCTGCTCCGCGAAGGACCCACGCCCCACACGCTGGCCGAATGGATGGCCGATGAAACTCTCCTACAAAAGAAGGTCAAGGGGACGGAGATGGCGTTCTACATCGACCGCAAGGCTGGCCCTCAGGCGGCGGGCGTTCTTGCCAGCCTCGGACTAGTCGCGCAGAGTCTCCGGTTGCTCCCGCGCAAGGAAGAAACCACGTCGATGTGGAACGCCACCGATTGGGCTAAGCAGCGCGAAGGTTGGATCTTTATTACTTCCAAGAAGTCTCAGCGCGAGGTGCTGCGCCCACTCATCTCACTCTGGATTGACATCCTCGTGATGCGCTTGATGGAGATTCCCAAGCCGGGGCAAAAGCAGGTCTGGTTTGTGATTGACGAACTGGCCAGCCTGCAGAAACTTCCACAGCTCCACAGCGCTATGACAGAGAGCAGGAAGTCGAAAAATCCGCTCGTGGTCGGCTTTCAGGGCCGCGCCCAACTGGAGGACATCTACGGCAAGATCGCCGAGGTCATGTTGAGCCAGCCCGCCACCAAAATCTTCATGAGAACCACGGAGGGTAAAGCCGCCGAATGGATCTCGGATACGCTCGGCAAGGTCGAGATCGAGCGCCTGAAGGAGACGCACTTCGACGGCTCCCGCGCGGGCAAGAACTACACCATCGACAGGCAGATTGAGCCTCTGGTCATGGCGTCTGAAATCTCTGGCCTGGAGGACCGCCGCGCGTATCTGAAACTTGGCAATCGGATCGCCCGCTTCGATTTCGACTACCACGGCCTGCCGACGATGACGGATGCGTTTATTCCCCGCGAAAACGCCGACGACAAGCTGAAGTTTGATCGACGCACACTTGAGCCGCTGGCCCCACCAGCCGCGCCCGCCAGTGCTGAAGCTCAGACGCAGCCTCTGTCGGTGACAGAGCCCAAACCGGAAGCGAAAGAACCGCAGGTACCTAAGCGAAAAGGAGGGGCGCAGCACCGCCGTGCTATTACGATGTCCGGGGATGGACCCGCGGAAAAGGCCAAGGCGCAGACAATTGGGCAGTCAGCCCCGGAACCCAGCGGCATTGCTGCCGTCGCATCCGAGTTTCTTCAGGAGCTGCAACAGTTCCGCGAATCACTGGAGGAGCAGGGCCGCGACGTTTCGGAAGACGAGTTGAAGGCGGTCAGAGAGGAATGGGCCGATATCGTCAACCGAGCCGAAGAGCAACCGGAGCAGACCACTTCCGACCCGATCATGCTCACAGATTTAGACCCTTACCTTATCCCCCTTCATGATCCTCAGCACCAAACCCATATCCTGCCGCCTTACGACGATGAGCAGTTCAGCCTCTCTCTGGAGTAG
- a CDS encoding DNA-primase RepB domain-containing protein, whose product MNGTAQDFLTRCFAPGDTIALLLRNESTAKTQQRIVPLERALAPRYRGWLAHENHHGANIYVAANPLLSGSRKRTKDCIASIRHLYIDIDVNGESRLAALRASELVPEPNVIVSTSAGKYQVLWRVEDFDFYTQEMTLKLLAMAFHGDISCTDCNRVLRIPGFKNCKYDPAQFVTVEYLSDATYQPDDFHLYVLREACVIPPIPQQPIRRDMQTNSEHDWAWVSRELARGKDAVTLTLELASRRSDKPNPAYYAQRTVDMSSARLWLMEGTSIADVITMLESRRQPEIPAALCSARAREIAATAQRMIARNKVA is encoded by the coding sequence ATGAATGGAACAGCCCAGGACTTTCTTACCCGTTGCTTCGCTCCGGGCGACACGATCGCTCTCTTGCTTCGCAACGAGAGCACCGCAAAAACACAGCAACGCATCGTTCCTTTGGAACGTGCGCTCGCGCCCCGTTACCGTGGCTGGCTCGCTCATGAAAACCACCATGGAGCGAATATCTATGTGGCTGCCAATCCGCTGCTTTCCGGCAGCCGGAAGCGCACCAAGGATTGCATCGCTTCGATTCGCCACCTGTACATCGACATCGACGTGAATGGAGAGTCCCGGCTCGCTGCGCTCCGGGCCTCAGAGCTTGTACCGGAGCCGAACGTGATCGTCTCCACATCAGCCGGCAAATACCAGGTGTTGTGGCGTGTGGAGGATTTCGACTTTTACACGCAGGAGATGACGCTCAAGCTCCTCGCGATGGCCTTCCACGGCGACATCTCCTGCACGGACTGCAACCGGGTTCTTCGTATCCCCGGATTCAAGAATTGCAAGTACGATCCCGCCCAGTTCGTCACCGTCGAATACCTCTCCGATGCAACCTACCAGCCGGATGACTTTCACCTGTATGTCCTGCGCGAAGCCTGCGTGATTCCGCCCATCCCGCAGCAGCCGATTCGCCGAGATATGCAGACCAACTCCGAGCACGATTGGGCTTGGGTCTCGCGCGAGCTTGCTCGCGGAAAAGATGCCGTGACGCTCACTCTGGAGCTTGCTTCGCGGCGCTCCGACAAGCCCAATCCCGCCTACTACGCCCAGCGCACAGTCGATATGTCCTCGGCCCGTCTCTGGCTGATGGAAGGTACATCCATCGCGGACGTAATCACCATGCTTGAGAGCCGCAGACAGCCTGAGATTCCCGCAGCACTTTGCTCCGCTCGGGCGCGGGAGATTGCGGCCACGGCGCAACGCATGATTGCACGCAACAAAGTCGCCTGA
- a CDS encoding single-stranded DNA-binding protein, with amino-acid sequence MYSNKVTLIGFTGADAEVRTNNDRSLTTLSLATKSSYKKDGKYIEHTEWHRCVVFGKLGEFAATLKKGAHIQVEGELRSRKYDSKKTNSEQTIWEIRVNSILKLDRAQKAAAEDEDESTEEEAA; translated from the coding sequence ATGTACTCAAACAAAGTCACCCTCATCGGATTCACCGGCGCTGATGCAGAAGTTCGCACCAACAACGACCGCAGCCTCACCACTCTCTCGCTGGCAACCAAGTCCTCCTACAAGAAGGACGGCAAGTACATCGAGCACACCGAATGGCACCGTTGCGTGGTCTTCGGCAAGCTCGGAGAGTTTGCAGCCACGCTCAAGAAGGGCGCTCATATCCAGGTCGAGGGCGAGCTGCGCAGCCGGAAGTATGACAGCAAGAAGACGAACTCGGAGCAGACCATCTGGGAGATCCGGGTGAACTCGATTCTCAAGCTGGATCGGGCTCAGAAAGCGGCGGCGGAAGACGAGGATGAATCCACCGAGGAAGAGGCCGCATAG
- a CDS encoding CpaF family protein — MSWDLVLGFFPEEMQALILDPSISDLMINGTTGVYADRNGLMEHIPLTGGLTTETLLAATQQIARKLGQNLSDQNPILNTRLPDGSRVAVVGPPPSIHGITMTIRKFNRWYTSDELIASGSLPRTVRDTVVGLMNDKKNGMISGGTGSGKSTLMKALLDHVPANERLVVIEQPAELKVSHPNAVRWEAVEAIPGQVAITPSQLLAAALRHRPDRIIMGEIRDECGYDLLQAMNTGHGGTLSTIHAKSAWDALNRLSDLALSARANLNHAFIRSETAEAIDFVLYCERDATGRRRVRELITVNGYTHADQSFQTEDIYRAPAA; from the coding sequence ATGAGTTGGGATCTCGTGCTTGGCTTCTTTCCGGAAGAGATGCAGGCGCTCATCCTCGACCCTTCGATCTCTGACCTCATGATCAATGGAACGACTGGGGTCTATGCCGACCGGAATGGATTGATGGAGCACATCCCGCTCACCGGTGGATTGACGACGGAGACTCTGCTTGCAGCGACCCAGCAGATCGCGCGAAAGCTGGGGCAGAACCTGTCCGATCAGAACCCTATCCTCAACACGCGACTCCCTGATGGCTCCCGGGTCGCCGTCGTCGGACCGCCTCCCTCGATCCATGGCATCACGATGACAATCCGCAAATTCAACCGCTGGTACACATCCGACGAGTTGATTGCGTCTGGGAGCTTACCACGAACCGTGCGGGACACCGTAGTCGGCCTCATGAACGATAAGAAAAACGGCATGATCAGCGGGGGAACTGGCTCGGGTAAGTCGACGCTCATGAAAGCGCTCCTTGATCACGTTCCTGCGAATGAACGCCTGGTTGTCATCGAGCAGCCGGCAGAGCTCAAGGTTTCCCATCCCAACGCCGTCCGCTGGGAGGCTGTGGAGGCGATTCCAGGCCAGGTTGCCATCACACCGAGCCAGCTTCTCGCCGCCGCTCTGCGTCATCGCCCCGACCGCATCATCATGGGTGAGATACGTGATGAGTGCGGCTATGACTTGCTGCAAGCCATGAACACCGGGCATGGTGGAACGCTCTCCACCATCCATGCAAAGTCCGCATGGGATGCCCTGAATAGGCTTTCTGATTTGGCCCTGAGTGCCAGGGCCAATCTCAACCACGCATTCATACGCTCGGAGACAGCAGAGGCCATCGACTTCGTTCTGTACTGCGAGCGCGATGCCACGGGCCGCCGCCGGGTGCGCGAGCTGATTACCGTGAACGGATACACCCACGCGGACCAGAGCTTCCAGACGGAGGACATCTATCGTGCTCCCGCCGCCTGA
- a CDS encoding VirB8/TrbF family protein: MKTESLSPNQVLLVDEIANEKYVGFYAERKLSRLVITAGSLLLLGSFGVIVSLAHRPVLTRYIRIDEMGKATAIQYSDLAYSPREGEVRTYLTDWANYRYTINRETISKKYPMNYYFLSTQLANQYMAEDNAVHLVSQVLGNQIEQSDVEIDGVTITSMSQETVKDSPIARGTALVNITKIYSPRNSRQPRKEHWVLSVTYYLNPSQVSAAAQTFPQFETINPLGLTITEFHENRLSVEPIDPAASPQIATAPAMGVSPTAARSTGVSR, from the coding sequence GTGAAGACTGAAAGTCTAAGTCCCAACCAGGTCTTGCTCGTCGACGAGATTGCAAACGAGAAGTACGTCGGCTTTTATGCCGAACGCAAGCTGAGTCGGCTGGTTATCACGGCCGGAAGCTTGCTGCTCCTCGGATCGTTTGGCGTCATCGTTTCGCTTGCGCACCGACCGGTTCTGACGCGCTACATAAGAATCGATGAAATGGGTAAGGCAACTGCGATCCAGTATTCCGACCTGGCGTATTCCCCGCGCGAAGGCGAGGTTCGTACCTACCTAACGGATTGGGCGAATTACCGGTACACCATCAATCGGGAGACGATCTCGAAAAAGTATCCGATGAACTATTACTTCCTGTCGACGCAGCTTGCAAATCAATACATGGCTGAGGACAACGCGGTCCATTTGGTCTCGCAGGTTTTGGGCAACCAGATCGAGCAGAGCGACGTCGAGATCGACGGGGTCACCATCACGTCGATGTCTCAGGAGACGGTCAAGGACTCTCCAATTGCGCGTGGTACAGCCCTCGTGAACATTACAAAAATCTACTCTCCCCGCAACTCACGGCAACCTCGCAAAGAGCACTGGGTGCTGTCCGTGACGTACTACCTCAATCCTTCCCAAGTCAGTGCTGCAGCGCAGACCTTCCCTCAATTCGAGACAATCAATCCGCTGGGCCTTACGATTACCGAGTTCCATGAGAACAGGCTGTCGGTAGAACCGATCGATCCTGCGGCCTCTCCGCAGATCGCAACGGCTCCGGCGATGGGAGTTTCACCTACCGCTGCACGCTCGACAGGGGTAAGCCGATGA
- a CDS encoding type IV secretion system protein: MILQTMASSAFFLQTGTAPGVDWLYQFTNNLTNLTTQNGDALSSVGMSLLAFVSLMKLVRMVIHWNTSTMTISMSAQPVRIGDLVEFLLQLIICLLIINYWTTPFPGASFGFNHLFSYFAQVIVAALDQNSLNQLQQALSNALNSTPQPSYLAPLEILTYLLVYVFVGLAGGILFLINCSSFIFYGVAALFGPIFVPLLMSRTFRGKFYNFVDVLLSFAMIRAVAAAFIFVWSGFIVAFLQQTFNGDYSLPMWIANLYGVIAVFIAFILNMTMVPTITQTLFGGGSGAAGRVMQVAEALLIRAAAIGAA; the protein is encoded by the coding sequence ATGATCCTCCAGACGATGGCCTCCTCTGCTTTTTTCTTGCAGACCGGCACCGCCCCGGGCGTTGACTGGCTATACCAGTTCACCAACAACCTCACAAATCTGACCACTCAAAATGGAGACGCGCTTTCCTCTGTAGGTATGTCTCTCTTAGCCTTTGTGAGCCTCATGAAGCTCGTTCGCATGGTAATTCACTGGAACACCTCGACGATGACAATCAGCATGAGTGCCCAGCCTGTTCGCATCGGCGATCTAGTGGAATTCTTGCTTCAGCTCATCATCTGCCTGCTCATCATCAACTACTGGACGACACCATTCCCAGGGGCGAGCTTCGGCTTCAACCACTTGTTCTCGTACTTCGCGCAGGTCATCGTTGCGGCACTCGATCAGAACTCGCTGAATCAGTTGCAGCAGGCGCTCAGCAATGCGCTCAACAGCACACCTCAGCCCAGCTACCTGGCGCCCTTGGAGATCCTGACCTATCTGCTCGTATATGTCTTCGTTGGACTTGCCGGCGGAATCCTTTTTCTTATCAACTGCTCGTCCTTCATCTTTTATGGCGTGGCGGCACTCTTTGGACCAATCTTCGTACCTCTTCTAATGTCCCGTACCTTCCGGGGCAAGTTCTACAACTTCGTCGATGTGCTGCTCAGTTTCGCGATGATTCGGGCTGTCGCGGCTGCCTTTATATTCGTCTGGTCGGGGTTCATCGTGGCCTTTCTTCAACAAACGTTCAACGGCGATTATTCGCTCCCGATGTGGATCGCGAACCTGTACGGAGTGATCGCTGTATTCATCGCCTTCATCCTCAACATGACGATGGTGCCAACAATCACACAAACCCTCTTCGGCGGCGGATCGGGTGCTGCCGGAAGAGTGATGCAAGTGGCCGAAGCCTTGCTCATCAGGGCGGCGGCGATAGGAGCGGCCTGA